Proteins encoded by one window of Ulvibacter sp. MAR_2010_11:
- the cphA gene encoding cyanophycin synthetase encodes MKIREINAMRGPNYWSVRRHKLIVMVLDLEEMEEIPSNKVPGFSDRLKEMFPSMFSHRCSVGEPGGFFQRVDDGTWMGHIIEHIALEIQTLAGMDTGFGRTRDYGEKGVYNVVFSYMEENVGRFAAEAAVRICESLIAGEAYAMDDDIQTMRELREAERLGPSTGSIVEEAASRGIPWIRLNKYSLCQLGYGANQKRIQATVTSETSSIGVELACDKEDTKFLLEQAEVEVPKGDIIRRESSLEEACRYVGFPLVIKPVDGNHGRGITVDIQNYEEALVAFHNAKESSKSGAIIVEKFITGRDYRLLVINNKLVAAALRTPAHVVGDGKSTVQELIDLVNSDPRRGYGHENVLTQITVNDLTKSIVKDAGYTLDSVIPKDEMLLLKDTANLSTGGTAEDVTDIMHPENVEMAERISRIIDLDICGIDVMTTDISKPLSETGGAVLEVNAGPGFRMHLAPTSGLPRNVAAPVVDKLFPTLGDTGRIPIIAITGTNGKTTTSRLIAHIAKMNGFRVGYTTSDGVYIQNRLLMRGDCTGPASAEFVLKDPTVNFAVLECARGGLLRAGLGFHKCDVGIVTNVEADHLGLKGIHTVEQLAKVKGVIPETVLPEGYAILNADDDLVYDMRRTVNCNVALFSMDENNPRIQALQRLGGITAVFEDGFVTICRGVWKMRIMRVEQIPLTYGGKATFMIKNVLAAVLAAHVRGISIQDIKASLETFIPSASQTPGRLNLFHFDNFKVLLDYAHNPAGMRALKQFIDTIECTKKVGIIAGVGDRRVEDNNEMGSLAAEMFDEIIIRQDKHLRGKTEDELIKMLSDGIKMKDPKKKTTIIPSEREAITFAVNHAQKDSLIVLCSDVIPDALDLVTRFKEQEANGAVEFSL; translated from the coding sequence ATGAAAATAAGAGAAATAAATGCAATGCGCGGCCCCAATTACTGGTCGGTGCGCCGTCATAAGCTAATTGTTATGGTGCTGGACTTGGAAGAGATGGAGGAAATTCCATCTAATAAGGTTCCGGGGTTTAGTGACAGGCTTAAGGAAATGTTTCCCAGCATGTTTTCTCATCGATGTTCGGTAGGGGAACCCGGCGGATTTTTTCAGCGGGTGGATGACGGTACCTGGATGGGGCATATCATAGAGCATATAGCTTTAGAAATTCAGACCTTGGCAGGTATGGACACCGGCTTCGGAAGGACCCGTGACTACGGTGAGAAAGGAGTTTATAATGTAGTTTTCTCGTATATGGAAGAAAATGTCGGTCGGTTTGCGGCCGAGGCAGCGGTGCGTATATGTGAATCCCTAATTGCTGGAGAAGCCTATGCGATGGACGACGATATTCAGACCATGCGCGAGTTGAGGGAGGCGGAGCGTTTGGGCCCCAGTACCGGATCTATAGTGGAAGAAGCTGCCAGCCGTGGAATTCCGTGGATACGATTAAATAAATATTCGCTCTGTCAGTTAGGATATGGCGCCAATCAGAAGAGAATTCAGGCTACCGTTACTTCTGAAACATCATCCATAGGAGTAGAGTTGGCTTGCGACAAGGAAGACACCAAATTTCTACTGGAGCAGGCAGAAGTAGAAGTGCCAAAAGGGGATATAATAAGAAGAGAAAGCAGCCTTGAAGAGGCCTGCAGATATGTGGGATTTCCATTAGTGATAAAGCCGGTAGACGGGAATCACGGAAGAGGAATTACGGTCGATATTCAAAATTATGAAGAGGCCCTTGTAGCCTTCCATAATGCCAAAGAAAGTTCTAAAAGTGGTGCGATAATAGTCGAAAAATTTATCACCGGAAGAGATTATCGATTACTGGTTATCAATAACAAACTTGTTGCTGCTGCCTTACGCACTCCTGCTCATGTGGTTGGTGACGGGAAATCAACCGTTCAGGAATTAATTGATTTAGTAAACAGCGATCCACGTCGTGGATATGGACATGAAAATGTATTGACGCAAATTACAGTAAACGATTTAACCAAAAGCATTGTAAAAGACGCAGGTTACACATTAGATTCGGTTATTCCGAAGGATGAAATGCTCCTTTTAAAGGATACCGCAAACCTTAGTACCGGAGGAACTGCCGAAGATGTAACCGATATTATGCATCCCGAGAATGTAGAAATGGCGGAGCGTATTTCAAGGATTATCGACCTTGATATTTGTGGCATCGATGTAATGACCACCGATATTAGCAAGCCACTTTCTGAAACAGGAGGTGCTGTATTAGAGGTGAATGCCGGTCCCGGATTTAGAATGCATTTGGCACCAACCTCCGGACTTCCCAGAAATGTAGCGGCACCGGTAGTGGACAAGTTATTCCCAACGCTTGGGGATACAGGTAGAATTCCTATTATCGCAATTACAGGAACTAACGGAAAGACTACCACCAGCAGGTTGATAGCACATATTGCAAAAATGAACGGCTTCAGAGTAGGCTATACCACCAGTGATGGGGTATATATTCAAAACAGGTTATTAATGCGGGGAGATTGTACCGGCCCTGCAAGTGCTGAATTTGTACTCAAAGATCCCACGGTGAATTTTGCAGTTTTGGAATGCGCTAGGGGCGGATTGTTGCGAGCAGGTTTAGGCTTTCATAAATGTGATGTTGGAATCGTGACCAATGTAGAAGCAGATCACCTCGGACTTAAGGGAATTCATACTGTAGAGCAATTAGCCAAGGTGAAAGGGGTTATCCCCGAAACGGTTTTACCCGAAGGCTATGCTATTTTAAACGCCGATGACGATTTGGTGTACGATATGCGACGCACTGTAAATTGTAATGTTGCGTTGTTCTCGATGGACGAAAACAACCCCAGAATTCAGGCGTTACAGCGTTTAGGAGGAATCACGGCAGTATTTGAAGATGGTTTTGTCACTATTTGCAGAGGTGTTTGGAAGATGCGAATTATGAGAGTTGAACAAATTCCATTAACCTATGGAGGGAAGGCAACCTTTATGATTAAAAATGTATTGGCGGCGGTACTGGCAGCCCATGTTCGTGGAATAAGTATTCAGGATATAAAAGCTTCGTTAGAAACCTTTATTCCCTCGGCATCACAGACTCCCGGACGGCTTAATCTTTTTCATTTTGATAACTTTAAGGTGTTATTGGACTACGCCCATAATCCTGCCGGGATGAGAGCCCTAAAACAATTTATCGATACCATTGAGTGCACCAAAAAAGTGGGCATCATCGCCGGGGTGGGAGATAGAAGAGTGGAGGACAATAACGAAATGGGAAGTTTGGCTGCCGAAATGTTCGATGAAATTATTATTAGACAAGACAAACATTTGCGTGGAAAAACTGAAGATGAACTCATAAAAATGTTGAGTGACGGGATAAAGATGAAAGACCCAAAGAAAAAGACAACGATCATCCCTTCCGAAAGAGAGGCGATTACCTTTGCGGTAAATCATGCCCAAAAGGACTCGCTCATTGTACTTTGCAGCGATGTAATACCCGATGCCTTAGATTTGGTGACCAGATTCAAGGAGCAAGAAGCAAACGGAGCAGTAGAATTTTCGCTATAG
- a CDS encoding sugar MFS transporter codes for MTTTKNYRSAFIIITILFFLWGFITVLVDSLIPRLKDVFELSYFQAGLVQFAFFIAYFVFSVPAGTLLSRIGYQKGIVIGLVTMALGCLLFYPAASNRLFWVFLVGYFTLAAGITILQVAANPYVSVLGSENGASSRLNLSQAFNSLGTAIAPVVGAMFLLSDTIKNSEEISVLTEVEQKAYYVSEAGAVQTPFLWIAGFIALLSLLFVFIKLPKVLQEKKVGNAFSLLRNRMVLTGVIGIFVYVGAEVAIGSYLVNYFLDMNLAEAIRENETMKFLAERILNSDLSLNDPKAIVGAFVVFYWSGAMVGRFIGAYLTKIISPAKVLAVFAILAITMLFLSMNTAGLVALWSILAVGLFNSIMFPTIFTLTIDGLGDLKPRASGLLCMAIVGGAVIPPLYGFFTDQMGFKLALLLLISCYGYIVFFAVNKLNKRVLRNQREF; via the coding sequence ATGACGACCACCAAAAACTACCGTTCGGCATTTATTATTATTACGATTCTTTTCTTCCTATGGGGGTTTATCACCGTACTTGTTGATAGTCTTATTCCTAGACTTAAGGATGTTTTCGAATTATCTTATTTCCAGGCAGGGTTGGTACAATTTGCCTTTTTTATCGCCTATTTTGTGTTTTCTGTACCTGCAGGGACCTTGTTATCCCGAATTGGGTATCAAAAAGGAATTGTAATTGGATTGGTGACCATGGCATTAGGGTGTTTGTTGTTCTATCCTGCTGCTTCAAACAGATTGTTTTGGGTGTTTTTGGTGGGGTATTTTACGCTGGCGGCGGGAATAACCATACTACAGGTTGCAGCCAATCCCTATGTTTCGGTCTTAGGAAGTGAAAATGGTGCTTCCAGCAGGTTGAATTTGTCTCAGGCGTTTAATTCGTTAGGGACGGCTATAGCTCCGGTGGTAGGCGCTATGTTTTTATTGAGCGATACTATTAAAAATTCGGAAGAAATTTCGGTTTTAACTGAAGTGGAACAAAAGGCGTATTATGTTTCTGAAGCGGGAGCCGTACAAACCCCATTTCTATGGATTGCCGGTTTTATCGCCCTATTGTCACTTTTGTTTGTTTTTATAAAACTTCCGAAAGTGCTTCAGGAAAAAAAAGTGGGGAATGCATTTTCCTTACTTAGAAATAGAATGGTTTTGACGGGAGTAATCGGGATATTCGTCTATGTGGGTGCCGAAGTGGCTATAGGCAGCTATTTGGTAAACTATTTTCTCGATATGAATCTGGCCGAAGCAATTCGGGAAAACGAAACAATGAAGTTTCTTGCCGAACGCATTTTAAACAGCGATTTAAGTCTTAACGACCCAAAAGCCATTGTGGGTGCCTTTGTAGTATTTTATTGGAGCGGTGCCATGGTAGGCCGCTTTATCGGGGCCTATTTAACCAAAATTATAAGTCCGGCAAAAGTGCTGGCTGTTTTTGCCATTTTGGCCATTACAATGCTCTTTCTCTCCATGAATACGGCAGGCCTCGTAGCGCTATGGTCTATACTGGCGGTTGGTTTGTTTAATTCTATCATGTTTCCAACCATTTTTACACTCACCATCGACGGATTGGGAGACTTAAAGCCACGAGCCTCCGGGCTCCTTTGTATGGCCATAGTGGGCGGGGCTGTAATTCCACCCTTGTACGGTTTTTTCACCGATCAAATGGGCTTTAAATTGGCATTACTCTTATTGATATCCTGCTATGGATATATTGTGTTCTTCGCTGTTAATAAGCTGAATAAAAGAGTTTTGCGCAACCAACGTGAATTTTGA
- a CDS encoding co-chaperone YbbN, which translates to MSKFGELIETRVPVLLDFYAEWDEACKGMHPVLRDVAAALGDKARVIKIDIDKNKELAEALRVKGLPTLMIYKNGEMKWRQSGEQDANTLIGLVKEFV; encoded by the coding sequence ATGTCAAAATTTGGGGAATTAATTGAAACTCGGGTTCCTGTTTTGTTAGACTTTTATGCCGAATGGGACGAAGCCTGCAAAGGAATGCATCCGGTGCTACGTGATGTAGCTGCTGCTTTAGGTGATAAGGCACGGGTTATAAAAATAGATATCGATAAAAACAAAGAACTGGCCGAAGCTCTTCGCGTTAAAGGCCTTCCTACGCTTATGATTTACAAAAACGGCGAAATGAAATGGCGCCAAAGCGGGGAACAGGATGCCAATACCTTGATTGGACTGGTAAAGGAATTTGTTTAG
- a CDS encoding metallophosphoesterase yields the protein MLRWIIFIVVYILIDLYAFQALKTVTKNPWIQWLYAIISVGILLLFIYQLTQGSSTRTMTPGRMYVFGFFLAILIPKLVLIIVMFGEDIIRLFVGAFSKIAGSDEGFYIPSRRKFISAVALGIAAIPFTSLLYGMYKGRYNYKVLKYTLEFDDLPQSFDGYTLTQISDIHSGSFDNEKKVKYAVDLVNEQGSDVILFTGDLVNNIAEEMQDWKDLFSTLKAKDGVYSVLGNHDYGDYVNWESEAAKTENLSQLKQLQRDMGWDLLLNENRTLERNGEAIKLIGIENWGAGGFKKAGDLDKACENIAVEDFKILMSHDPSHWQEQVKEDKRNIQLTLSGHTHGMQFGIEIPGWIKWSPVKYRYENWAGIYEEFGRYINVNRGFGYLGYPGRVGIWPEISVITLKKRRIDA from the coding sequence ATGCTGCGTTGGATTATTTTTATTGTCGTTTATATACTTATCGATTTGTATGCCTTTCAAGCCCTAAAAACGGTAACGAAAAATCCTTGGATCCAGTGGTTGTATGCAATTATTTCGGTAGGGATACTTTTACTGTTTATCTATCAACTAACACAAGGTTCGTCTACTCGTACCATGACACCCGGGAGGATGTATGTTTTTGGCTTCTTTTTGGCCATATTAATCCCGAAATTGGTGCTAATTATTGTGATGTTCGGCGAAGATATCATTCGATTGTTTGTAGGTGCTTTTTCAAAAATAGCTGGAAGTGATGAAGGATTTTATATTCCATCCCGCAGAAAATTTATAAGTGCTGTTGCCTTGGGAATCGCTGCCATTCCGTTTACATCGTTGTTGTACGGAATGTACAAGGGGAGATATAACTATAAAGTTTTAAAATACACGCTCGAATTTGACGATTTACCGCAAAGTTTCGACGGCTATACACTTACTCAGATTAGTGATATTCACAGCGGTAGTTTCGACAATGAAAAAAAGGTAAAATATGCCGTCGATTTGGTAAATGAACAAGGCAGTGATGTGATTCTTTTTACGGGAGATTTGGTGAATAATATAGCCGAAGAGATGCAGGACTGGAAAGATTTATTCTCAACCCTCAAGGCAAAAGATGGGGTATATTCCGTGCTGGGAAATCACGACTATGGCGATTATGTGAATTGGGAATCGGAAGCCGCCAAAACCGAAAATTTATCTCAACTGAAGCAACTACAACGCGATATGGGTTGGGATTTATTGTTAAATGAAAACAGAACGTTGGAACGGAACGGAGAGGCTATAAAGCTCATCGGTATTGAAAACTGGGGCGCCGGCGGTTTTAAAAAAGCCGGAGATCTCGACAAAGCCTGTGAGAATATTGCAGTAGAAGATTTTAAAATACTCATGAGCCACGATCCTTCGCATTGGCAAGAACAGGTTAAGGAAGACAAGCGCAACATTCAACTTACATTAAGCGGTCATACCCATGGGATGCAATTTGGAATTGAAATCCCGGGTTGGATTAAATGGAGTCCTGTAAAATATCGTTATGAAAACTGGGCGGGAATCTATGAAGAATTTGGACGTTATATTAACGTAAATCGCGGTTTTGGTTACCTAGGATATCCCGGACGTGTGGGAATTTGGCCCGAAATCAGCGTAATCACACTTAAAAAACGCCGTATTGATGCTTAA
- a CDS encoding GH92 family glycosyl hydrolase, with translation MKKIFFFGLVFIFFISCSKPTSVTPAKKDASLITYVNPFIGTGGHGHTYPGATMPFGMMQLSPDTRLEGWDGCSGYHYSDSYIYGFSHTHLSGTGVSDYGDILLMPTNIIVFNNGADGQAGYRAHFSHDNETASPGYYRVLLDSTNIEVELTVTPRAGMHKYVYPSAEDQFVILDLIHRDKVLDANIEIVSNTEIKGYRFSEAWAKDQRLYFYMRTSHPFNDMLQSPPLQGMTGGRKAALLFINPNNEPVYISIGISAVDEEGAKKNLETEIGSKSFDEIKSEAEATWEQQLEKIVIESSNEDYKTNFYTALYHTMIAPNLYQDVDGRYRGMDLEIHQTTNFDYYTVFSLWDTYRAAHPLYTIIEQERTKDFINTFLAKYDEGGIMPIWDLSANYTGCMIGYHAVPVIADAYLKGIDGFDAEKAFEAMKHSSMQDKLGLESYKKAGFIPVEAESESVSKTLEYAYDDWTIAQMAKKLGKTEDYKLFSQRAQYYKNVFNPESNFMQGRFRNTWFSPFDPFEVNFNYTEANAWQYSLYAPQDISGLMNLMGGKNTLEAHLDQLFSAKSETSGREQADITGLIGQYAHGNEPSHHMAYLYNFVNKPYKTQEIVHQVLTGLYKNDPDGISGNEDCGQMSAWYVLSSLGFYPVTPGSNQYIIGTPLFDKATIHLESGKQFTVVADGVSETNKYIASVTLNGKPLPRSYLFHSDIIEGGELVFTMTNAPSEWGTNDADIPNTEITEHLITPAPFIAEGDVAFKKETTIRLEAASEGSEIFYSINNSEAKKYNAPFTISEESTVATYAQKNGIKSSTQTTKFYKIDPNLSIQLETEYANQYNGGGDNALIDGIRGASDFRTGAWQGYQDTDLVAIVDLGSVRPIDSISVNFLQDQSSWIFYPTQVECYVSDSKTFYKNLPAQKISAEIPSEETELKTIRFSMKGYSARYVKIVAKNFGDLPKWHLGAPFNGKAWLFVDEIEIK, from the coding sequence ATGAAAAAAATCTTTTTTTTTGGCCTGGTTTTTATATTCTTCATTAGTTGCTCCAAACCGACTTCTGTTACACCGGCCAAAAAAGATGCTTCTCTAATTACCTATGTCAATCCTTTTATCGGAACCGGAGGTCATGGTCATACTTACCCCGGAGCAACCATGCCCTTTGGGATGATGCAATTGAGTCCGGATACCCGTCTGGAAGGATGGGACGGTTGCAGCGGCTATCATTACAGCGACAGCTATATCTACGGTTTTTCGCATACACATCTTAGTGGTACCGGAGTAAGCGATTATGGAGATATCTTGCTAATGCCCACAAATATAATTGTCTTTAACAATGGTGCCGATGGCCAAGCGGGTTACCGAGCCCATTTTTCGCATGACAATGAAACTGCTTCCCCCGGTTATTACAGAGTGCTTCTGGATTCAACAAATATTGAAGTGGAACTTACAGTAACGCCACGGGCGGGAATGCATAAATATGTTTACCCTTCGGCTGAAGATCAATTTGTGATTTTAGATTTGATACATCGTGATAAAGTGCTTGATGCCAACATTGAAATTGTTTCAAATACAGAAATTAAAGGTTATCGCTTTTCTGAAGCCTGGGCAAAGGACCAGCGGCTTTATTTTTATATGAGAACTTCTCATCCATTTAACGATATGTTGCAATCGCCTCCCCTTCAAGGTATGACCGGAGGAAGAAAAGCAGCGCTACTATTTATAAACCCCAATAATGAACCCGTCTACATTTCCATTGGAATTTCGGCAGTAGACGAGGAAGGGGCTAAAAAAAATCTCGAAACCGAAATCGGAAGTAAAAGCTTCGACGAAATTAAGTCTGAAGCAGAAGCCACCTGGGAACAACAACTTGAAAAAATTGTTATTGAAAGCTCCAACGAAGATTATAAAACCAACTTCTATACTGCCTTATATCACACCATGATTGCTCCAAATTTGTATCAGGATGTGGACGGTCGTTATCGCGGAATGGATCTGGAAATTCATCAAACAACCAATTTCGATTACTATACGGTTTTCTCGCTGTGGGACACTTACAGAGCGGCGCACCCTTTATACACCATTATCGAGCAGGAGCGCACCAAAGATTTTATCAATACTTTTTTAGCGAAGTACGATGAAGGCGGAATCATGCCCATTTGGGATCTTTCGGCAAATTATACGGGTTGTATGATTGGCTACCACGCTGTCCCTGTTATTGCCGATGCGTATTTAAAAGGGATTGACGGATTTGATGCCGAAAAGGCCTTCGAAGCCATGAAACACAGTTCCATGCAAGATAAATTAGGGTTGGAATCCTATAAAAAAGCGGGCTTTATTCCCGTGGAAGCCGAAAGTGAATCGGTTTCGAAAACCTTGGAATACGCCTACGACGACTGGACCATTGCCCAAATGGCCAAGAAGTTAGGAAAAACCGAGGATTATAAACTGTTTTCGCAGCGGGCTCAATACTACAAAAACGTTTTTAATCCGGAATCCAACTTTATGCAAGGACGATTTCGGAATACCTGGTTTTCTCCTTTCGACCCATTTGAAGTAAATTTTAATTACACCGAAGCCAACGCCTGGCAGTACAGTTTGTATGCTCCTCAGGACATTTCAGGACTGATGAATTTGATGGGTGGAAAGAATACATTGGAAGCACATTTAGACCAATTATTCTCGGCAAAAAGTGAAACTTCGGGACGGGAACAGGCCGATATTACAGGATTGATTGGGCAGTATGCGCATGGCAATGAGCCCAGTCATCACATGGCTTATCTGTATAATTTTGTAAACAAGCCCTACAAAACTCAGGAGATCGTGCATCAAGTACTTACCGGGCTTTACAAAAATGATCCGGATGGCATTAGCGGGAATGAGGACTGCGGACAAATGAGTGCCTGGTATGTCTTAAGTTCTCTGGGCTTCTATCCTGTTACCCCGGGAAGCAATCAGTATATTATTGGAACCCCTTTATTTGACAAGGCCACGATTCATTTAGAGAGTGGGAAACAATTTACCGTGGTTGCTGATGGAGTCTCAGAAACCAACAAATACATTGCTTCGGTTACACTGAATGGCAAGCCGCTACCCAGAAGTTATCTTTTTCATTCCGATATAATAGAAGGCGGAGAGTTGGTTTTTACCATGACGAATGCTCCTTCAGAGTGGGGAACAAATGACGCCGATATCCCTAATACTGAAATTACTGAGCATCTTATTACTCCTGCGCCTTTTATAGCTGAAGGAGATGTGGCATTTAAAAAGGAAACAACAATTCGCCTGGAGGCAGCTTCGGAAGGAAGTGAAATCTTTTACAGTATTAACAATTCCGAAGCCAAAAAATACAACGCGCCTTTTACCATTTCCGAAGAAAGCACCGTTGCCACTTACGCCCAAAAGAATGGGATAAAAAGCAGCACACAAACTACCAAATTCTATAAAATTGACCCCAACCTCAGCATTCAATTGGAAACCGAGTATGCCAATCAGTATAACGGTGGCGGGGACAATGCATTAATTGACGGCATTCGAGGGGCAAGCGATTTTAGAACCGGTGCCTGGCAGGGCTATCAGGATACAGATCTTGTCGCGATTGTCGATTTGGGAAGTGTAAGACCTATTGATTCGATAAGTGTAAATTTTTTACAGGACCAAAGCAGCTGGATTTTTTACCCTACCCAGGTGGAATGCTATGTTTCGGACAGTAAAACTTTTTATAAAAATTTACCTGCTCAAAAAATCTCCGCCGAAATACCTTCGGAAGAAACCGAATTGAAAACCATTCGATTTAGCATGAAGGGATACAGCGCCCGATATGTAAAAATTGTAGCCAAGAATTTTGGAGACCTTCCCAAGTGGCATTTGGGAGCCCCCTTTAATGGAAAGGCGTGGCTTTTTGTGGATGAAATCGAAATTAAATAA
- a CDS encoding N(4)-(beta-N-acetylglucosaminyl)-L-asparaginase: MKRRKFIQRASLTSIGVIAGASAMSCKEGSSEMPSEAVAATTASTANFPIVIATWNVPESTGKAWEVIQNGGSALDAIEQGCMVEEANAEGQSVGIGGLPDRDGNVTLDACIMNKEGDYGAVLYMQHIVHPISVARKVMEKTPHVILAGTGAEQFAVSEGFKRENLLTEASKKAWVEWKKTSEYKPIINIENHDTIGMLAIDKNGDISGGCTTSGLAYKMAGRVGDSPIIGSGLFIDNEVGGATATGLGEEVLKTVGSFLIVELMRHGKSPQQACEEAIGRIIKKSPDFKDFQVGYIAVNKKGETGFYSIHEGFSVTKYHKDKNENILSNYHNKG, from the coding sequence ATGAAACGAAGAAAATTTATTCAGCGAGCAAGCTTAACTAGTATTGGAGTTATTGCCGGTGCGTCAGCAATGAGTTGTAAGGAAGGTTCTTCGGAAATGCCTTCGGAAGCAGTAGCTGCAACGACAGCTTCAACAGCTAATTTTCCTATAGTAATTGCAACCTGGAATGTCCCCGAATCGACCGGAAAAGCATGGGAGGTCATTCAAAACGGAGGTTCGGCTTTGGACGCCATAGAGCAGGGTTGTATGGTAGAAGAAGCCAACGCCGAAGGACAATCGGTTGGAATAGGGGGTTTACCCGACAGAGACGGAAATGTAACGCTGGACGCATGTATTATGAACAAGGAAGGCGATTATGGCGCGGTGCTGTATATGCAGCATATTGTCCATCCAATTTCGGTAGCGCGAAAGGTGATGGAAAAAACTCCCCACGTGATTTTGGCAGGAACCGGAGCCGAACAATTTGCGGTTTCGGAAGGATTTAAACGTGAAAATTTATTAACCGAAGCCTCCAAAAAAGCATGGGTGGAATGGAAAAAGACATCAGAATACAAACCTATCATCAATATTGAAAACCACGATACCATAGGGATGTTGGCCATCGATAAAAATGGCGATATTTCGGGAGGATGCACCACCAGTGGCTTGGCCTATAAAATGGCAGGTCGTGTAGGAGATTCTCCAATTATTGGCTCCGGTCTTTTTATCGATAATGAAGTAGGGGGCGCTACTGCAACCGGCCTGGGAGAAGAGGTTTTAAAAACGGTAGGAAGCTTTTTAATCGTTGAATTAATGCGTCATGGAAAATCACCACAGCAGGCCTGCGAAGAAGCCATTGGACGTATCATTAAAAAAAGTCCGGATTTTAAAGATTTTCAAGTGGGTTATATTGCAGTCAACAAAAAAGGGGAAACCGGTTTTTACAGCATTCATGAAGGCTTCTCTGTTACAAAGTATCATAAGGATAAGAATGAAAACATTCTATCTAATTACCATAACAAAGGCTAA
- a CDS encoding polysaccharide deacetylase family protein yields the protein MIPYIVKTPKFVQWIFPKRIWAFSNKNNAIYLTFDDGPIPEVTPWVLSELKKHKAKATFFCIGDNIKKHPDIFQKVKSEGHTIANHTFNHLNGARTKTSDYIKNVLEAEAQIESTQSSFAHRKSLFRPPYGRLTPGQAKKLRKEGYSIIMWDVLSGDFDATISEEKCLQNVLKNIRPGSIVIFHDSIKAKKNLQYTLPKVLQYCIQKNWLCKAI from the coding sequence ATGATTCCCTATATTGTCAAAACGCCCAAGTTTGTTCAATGGATTTTTCCGAAACGAATCTGGGCGTTTTCGAATAAAAATAACGCCATCTATCTCACTTTCGACGATGGCCCCATTCCTGAAGTAACTCCGTGGGTGCTTTCAGAATTAAAAAAACACAAAGCAAAGGCTACTTTCTTCTGTATTGGTGATAATATAAAAAAACACCCGGATATCTTTCAGAAGGTCAAATCGGAAGGGCATACTATTGCAAATCACACTTTTAATCATCTTAATGGCGCCAGGACAAAAACTTCAGATTACATAAAAAATGTACTGGAAGCTGAAGCTCAAATTGAAAGCACTCAATCTTCATTCGCACATCGCAAATCATTATTTCGTCCGCCTTATGGCCGGCTCACACCCGGGCAGGCAAAAAAGCTTAGGAAAGAGGGCTATTCCATTATTATGTGGGATGTATTAAGCGGCGATTTTGACGCGACAATTTCAGAAGAAAAATGCCTTCAGAATGTGCTGAAGAATATACGTCCGGGGAGTATTGTTATCTTTCACGACAGTATAAAAGCAAAAAAAAACCTTCAGTATACACTCCCGAAGGTTTTACAATATTGTATCCAGAAAAATTGGTTGTGTAAGGCTATATAA